TACCCAATCCCTCGTGTTGTGCCCGGAATGCAATATCCTTTACCTTACCCGTTACCATCCTGGCATCGGACCGCGTTCCATTTTGTATGATTGCAGCAGCTGTTTCCCCCTTTCCGGCTGCGACAAAAATATCGGTGATGGCTTCCAGCTTACTCATGGCCATTAATATCACCACGGTTGCAGACGACTGCGCAGCCAATGCAATATCCTTCGACAATTCACCAGACCTTGTGGTGCCCGTAACTACCCAAAAGCTTTCATTGATTCCCCGGCAGGTTAATGGAATCATTGCCGATGCAGGCACAGCAAGTGCACTGGAAACACCCGGGATTACTTCCACCTCCATTCCGGCTGCAATAGCAGCATCGATCTCCTCTTGCGCCCGGCCAAACACAAACGGATCCCCACCTTTTAAACGTACGATATGCTTACAGCATTGGCCGTAGGCAATAATAAGCAGATTGATCTCTTCCTGGCTCAAAGCATGACAACCAAAACGCTTGCCCACAAATTGCACAACAGCCGTATTTCGAGCGTGCACCAGCAACTCCTCGTTAGCCAGGGCGTCATACAGTATCACGTCGGCCTTCCGAAGCGCCCGGAGCGCCTTTACCGTAATCAATTCCGGATCACCTGGTCCTGCCCCGATAAGAGATAATTTCGTCATAAATACATATTATAAATAAAACAATACAATATTTTTTACAAATAAAATTACAAATTTATATTCAAAATATTTTTTAAAATATATTTTCAGTATATTTGAACACAATTTTATATTATAAACCATAAAATATTTAATATTTATATTTTTATAATATTTATGATTGCCTGTCATTCTGCTCAAAAAATAAAATAATATGAAAATTATTGTTATTGGCAACGGCATGGTGGGCCAAAAATTCTGCGAGAAACTGATCGCTCAAAAGCGGGAGCATTTTGAACTAACCGTATTTGGAGAAGAAACCCTTCCCGCTTATGACCGGGTTCATCTGAGTGCCTATTTTGCCGGCAAAACGGTTCAGGATCTTTGCATGAAACCGATGAACTGGTACTCGGAAAACAATGTAGCGCTCCATCTCGGTGATCCGGTGGTTCAGGTAGACCGCGATCTGAAAACAGTAACTTCTTTTGAGGGCAAACAATTTTCCTACGATTACCTGGTGTTTGCGACCGGTTCAGCAGCTTTTGTACCCCCTATTTCCGGTGTTGACAAGCACGGGGTTTTTGTGTATCGCACTATAGAAGACCTCAATCTGATCTGGCGGCATGCGAAGATTGCCAAATCCGCCGTAGTAATCGGCGGCGGGCTTTTAGGACTGGAGGCGGCCAAGGCCATGCTGGACCTGGGCATTACCAATACGCATGTTATTGAGTTTGCACCCCGTCTGATGCCA
The sequence above is a segment of the Niabella agricola genome. Coding sequences within it:
- the cobA gene encoding uroporphyrinogen-III C-methyltransferase; protein product: MTKLSLIGAGPGDPELITVKALRALRKADVILYDALANEELLVHARNTAVVQFVGKRFGCHALSQEEINLLIIAYGQCCKHIVRLKGGDPFVFGRAQEEIDAAIAAGMEVEVIPGVSSALAVPASAMIPLTCRGINESFWVVTGTTRSGELSKDIALAAQSSATVVILMAMSKLEAITDIFVAAGKGETAAAIIQNGTRSDARMVTGKVKDIAFRAQHEGLGNPAVIIIGEVVNLNRGLRNKMAVHKKMPGISEVRL